CATGACCTTCGTGAAGGTCGCAGCGAAGGTGCCGACGGGGCGTTCGTTCGAGAGCAGGTTGGCGGTGATGACAGTCAGGTCGCCGATTCCCTCTCCGGGTGCGCCGAGATCGACGAGGGTGAACTTGGCCTCGTTGGTGGTGAGGGTGATCGGGTCGCAGCTCTTGTGAGGGGTCGAACCGGTGGCGGCACCACCGACGCCGGTCGCGAAGGCCGGGCCCGCGAGGGCGGTCATGGAGAGTGCGAGCGCGACAGCGGCGCCACGCGAAATGACAGAGATCATGATCCTCGCCTGATTCGTGCCCGCTTCCGGGCAGTACGCAGCCCTCCACAGCCGTGACAGGGCAACAGCACGCGGGGGCACTTGCGTATCGAGTCTTCCGGCGTCAACGGCAGGCGGCGACCCAGGAAGGGCCATCAGGAGTCATCAGTATCGGACCCCACGAGCCGGCACCCGATACCTCCCCGATGGTCCCCCCCCCCCCCCCCCCCCCCCCCCCATCTGTACCGAAGCCGCAGGCCCGAGGCTCCGCCCCCTACCGGCGCCCGAGTAACACAGGGCGCCGATCCTGACGCCGACCCCGTCGTTCGCCTTCAGCGTCACCGAGACTCCAAAACGGAACGGTAGCTGTTGCCCCTGCCGTCACATGTACGGCCCGACCTGCGCTTTCGAAGTATCCAATCAGGCACTGAGCTTGTCGTTTATGGTCCGATGTCGAACGCGACTCGCACTTGGTCGGCGTTTTCGCAGTTCAGCGGACGCGAAGGCGGCCTTCGCTTGATCCTGGGCTCCGTCACAGAGCGGATCAGCGCGAAGGCCGTGGTCATGAGTCTGATGGAGCAGGACGTCCTGCGGGACGCGTTCGCGGAAGTGTCACACTTCCGGTCGGAGTTGTACGCGTGTCTGACCGTGCGGGGCGATGCCTTGTTCGAGTTGTGCGACGCGTTGCTGTGCACGGACGGACCGGTGCGGACGCTCGTAGATCTCGCGCTCGCGCCTGAACACCGCCGTGGTCACGGTGGTTTGTACGGCGGTCTCAACCAGGGCCGGATCGATGTCGCCCGGCTGCGCCGGGCCCTGGCCGGGATGCCACTGCCGAGGGCGGCGGACGGCAGGCTGGTCCTGGCGGTGGACGTCTCGCCGTGGCTGAGGCCGGACGCCAATACCTGCGCTGACCGGGCCTTCTGCCACACTTTCGGCCGTGGCGTGGGCAAACACCAGATGGTGCCCGGCTGGCCGTACTCGGTAGTGGCCGCGCTGGAGAGCGGCCGCACCTCGTGGACGGCAGTGCTCGATGCGGTCCGTCTCCGGCCCGGCGCTGACGTGGCAGCGGTGACCACGTTCCAGATTCGCGAGGTCCTCGAGCGACTCGTTGCAGCGGGCCAGTGGAAGCCAGGCGACCCGAACATCCTGGTCGTGCTGGACGCCGGATACGACGCTCCGCGCATCGCTCACCTGCTGGCCGGCCTGCCCGTCGAGATCCTGGGACGGATGCGTTCGGACCGGGTGATGTGCCGGCCGGCTCCCACCCGCGAGGAGTTCCACAGGCAGCATCCCGCCGGCGGACGCCCACCGAGGCACGGCGGCGAGTTCGTCTTCGGCCAGCCCGAGACCTGGGGCTCTGAGCATGTCGTGACGGCCACGGACACCCGCCTCTACGGGAATGCGACCGCGCGGGCGTGGGACCGGCTGCACCCCAGGCTGACCCGGCGGGCCGCCTGGCTCGCCCACGGGGCTGAACTGCCCGTGATCGAGGGGACCGTCATCCGCCTGACCGTGGAGAAACTGCCCAGCGGCGGGGTCAACAAGCCGGTCTGGCTGTGGTGGTCGGGCACCGGCGCCACCACCGCGGACGTCGACCGCTGCTGGCAGTCCTTCCTCCGACGATTCGACCTCGAGCACACCTTCCGCCTGTTCAAACAGACCCTCGGCTGGACCAAGCCCCGGCTCCGCAGCTCGGACGCGGCAGACCGCTGGACCTGGATCATCCTGGCCGCACATGCCCAGCTCCGCCTTGCCCGCCCGCTGGCCGCCGACCTCCGCCGGCCGTGGGAGAAGCCAGCGGAACCGAACAGGCTGACACCGGCCCGCGTCCGCAGAGGGTTCAGGAACCTGCACGCGCGGACCGGCACACCAGCCCGTGCACCAAAACCGACCCGCCCGGGCCCCGGCCGACCTCCCGGCTCGAAGAACCAGCGTCCCGCCACCCGCTACGACGTCGGACGCGTCCTCGCCACCGGCGAGCCCTACACCCGACCAGCACACCACAAAATCGGGACCAAACCCCGCCGAACTGGATAAACGACAAGCTGAGCGTCTCTCAGGCCGCTTCGCGGCGAGGGGGCCGCGACGGCTGCGCGGCGCGCACAGGGAGCCGTGCAGCGGCTGGAGCGGGCCCGCGGCGGGCCCACCCGGCCCGGCCCGAGAGGGTTTCTTCCTTTGCCCCGCAGGGGCGGGCCCCGGCGCGAAGCGCCTTCAAAGGGGCCCGGGAGCGAAGCGACCTGCCCGAAGGGCAGCTCTCCTTGCCCGCCCGTGCCCGAAGGGCACATAGGGGGCGGGCCAGCCCGCAGGGCTGTCCATTAACCCCCATTAGGCATACAAAAGAGGCGGCGAGTCCGCCGCCCCTTTCACCTATCCGGCCTATCCGCCCGCCTCTCACCGCTCCCACCCCGGGAGCGCGCCCGGCAGTTCGCAGGCCATGTCACCCCACTTGCAATCCGCGCTCGCGCACGAGGCCCACCCGCGACTCGCGAGGATCACCCCGCTCCCGCACACCGGGCACGTGTGCTCCGGCGCCGCAGGCTTGACCCGCCATCCGAAGCGGGCCGCCATCTCGGGGGCCGGGGACTCGAAGCAGGACCGGGTGACGTCGTCGAGGGTCGCGGCGGGGTTCTCCAGGGTGGTCAGGACCGCGCACACAGCGAGGGTCACCGCCTTGGCCTCCGCC
This window of the Streptomyces sp. NBC_01264 genome carries:
- a CDS encoding NF041680 family putative transposase, which codes for MSLMEQDVLRDAFAEVSHFRSELYACLTVRGDALFELCDALLCTDGPVRTLVDLALAPEHRRGHGGLYGGLNQGRIDVARLRRALAGMPLPRAADGRLVLAVDVSPWLRPDANTCADRAFCHTFGRGVGKHQMVPGWPYSVVAALESGRTSWTAVLDAVRLRPGADVAAVTTFQIREVLERLVAAGQWKPGDPNILVVLDAGYDAPRIAHLLAGLPVEILGRMRSDRVMCRPAPTREEFHRQHPAGGRPPRHGGEFVFGQPETWGSEHVVTATDTRLYGNATARAWDRLHPRLTRRAAWLAHGAELPVIEGTVIRLTVEKLPSGGVNKPVWLWWSGTGATTADVDRCWQSFLRRFDLEHTFRLFKQTLGWTKPRLRSSDAADRWTWIILAAHAQLRLARPLAADLRRPWEKPAEPNRLTPARVRRGFRNLHARTGTPARAPKPTRPGPGRPPGSKNQRPATRYDVGRVLATGEPYTRPAHHKIGTKPRRTG